A window of the Dyadobacter pollutisoli genome harbors these coding sequences:
- a CDS encoding STAS domain-containing protein, giving the protein MKVTITDHEDISVVEVSGDIDSKTAPEFEKNARLATDKSQKIAIDLTAVGFMSSAGLRVLLMVYRNIKGQNGKVVLVGVSEDIQDVMSTTGFINFFTIVDKLDEALVILKQD; this is encoded by the coding sequence ATGAAAGTAACAATTACAGACCACGAGGATATTTCGGTTGTCGAGGTATCCGGGGACATTGACAGCAAAACAGCTCCCGAATTTGAAAAAAATGCCAGACTGGCGACGGACAAAAGCCAAAAGATCGCTATTGATCTGACGGCCGTTGGGTTCATGTCCAGTGCCGGGCTGCGTGTGTTGCTGATGGTTTACCGGAACATCAAGGGGCAAAACGGGAAGGTAGTACTGGTGGGGGTTTCGGAAGATATCCAGGATGTCATGTCCACGACCGGGTTTATCAACTTTTTTACCATTGTTGATAAACTGGATGAAGCACTCGTCATTCTAAAACAGGACTAG
- the glgX gene encoding glycogen debranching protein GlgX, protein MATDIRIDYYPTHEQQGIKFRRGHVLPFGATMVPNGINFSIYSSEAIDCTLVLFERGEAQPFAEIRFPEEFRTGNVYSMIVFDLDYERLEYGYRMDGPFKPEEGHRFDKSIILSDPYAKAIGGRDSWLATPNWDNIYPYRSRLVFEDFDWETDHPLETPIEDLVIYEMHVRGFTQHPSSKVKNPGTFAAIRSKIAYLKELGINCVELMPIYEFDEWENSKENPVTGGLIVNFWGYSTVNFFSPKAGYAATGKFGMQVDELKTLVKELHKNGIEVMLDVVFNHTAEGDHRGHTISFRGIDNKTYYMLTPEGYYFNFSGTGNTLNCNNPVVRNMVLDCLRYWAADYHIDGFRFDLAAILGRDQNGAPLSNPPLLESLAYDPILAKCKLVAEAWDAGGLYQVGSFPAYGRWAEWNGKYRDSIRKFLKGDEGLIGELAQCIQGWPDLYHYRGPTASINFISCHDGFTLYDLFAYNEKHNEANGENNNDGGNDNHSWNCGVEGETDDAFINQLRHKQIKNALSILMVSQGVPMILSGDEVGVTKSGNNNTYCHDNELNWMDWGLLEKNADIYYFAQRITRFRRAHPVLRSRTHFQHRDYVGSGYPDISFHGTQAWHADFSASSRCLAFMLDGAHAKSGTIEDDSVYVAMNSYWDALYYELPILPNGRSWYLAVNTDMPTGQDIYDIGKEPKLDDQGRFLVGGRATVILIGK, encoded by the coding sequence ATGGCAACAGACATCAGGATAGATTATTACCCCACGCACGAGCAGCAGGGGATCAAGTTCAGGCGGGGACACGTGCTGCCATTTGGCGCGACGATGGTTCCGAATGGTATCAATTTCAGTATTTATTCCAGCGAGGCGATCGATTGTACATTGGTACTGTTCGAACGTGGCGAAGCACAGCCATTTGCGGAGATCCGTTTTCCGGAAGAGTTCCGGACGGGCAATGTGTATTCCATGATCGTTTTCGATCTGGATTACGAGCGCCTGGAATACGGGTACCGGATGGATGGCCCATTCAAACCGGAAGAAGGACACCGGTTCGACAAAAGCATTATTCTGAGCGATCCTTATGCCAAAGCAATCGGCGGAAGGGATTCGTGGCTGGCCACACCGAACTGGGACAACATTTATCCATACCGTTCCAGGCTGGTATTCGAGGATTTTGACTGGGAAACCGACCATCCGCTGGAAACACCGATTGAAGATCTGGTGATCTACGAAATGCACGTAAGAGGATTCACACAGCATCCTTCATCCAAAGTTAAAAACCCGGGTACCTTCGCCGCTATCAGAAGCAAGATCGCTTACCTGAAAGAGCTGGGTATCAATTGCGTGGAGCTCATGCCGATTTATGAGTTTGACGAATGGGAAAACAGCAAGGAAAACCCGGTGACCGGCGGACTGATCGTCAATTTCTGGGGATACAGCACTGTCAATTTCTTCTCTCCAAAAGCAGGTTATGCTGCCACAGGAAAGTTTGGAATGCAGGTTGACGAGCTGAAAACGCTGGTGAAGGAGCTGCACAAGAATGGTATCGAAGTGATGCTGGATGTGGTGTTTAACCATACGGCCGAGGGCGACCATCGCGGCCATACCATTTCTTTCCGCGGTATTGATAACAAAACTTATTACATGCTGACGCCTGAGGGTTATTATTTCAATTTCTCAGGAACCGGAAATACATTGAACTGTAACAATCCGGTGGTACGTAATATGGTACTCGACTGCCTGCGTTACTGGGCGGCTGACTACCATATTGACGGCTTCCGTTTTGACCTCGCTGCCATTCTCGGTCGTGACCAGAACGGTGCCCCGCTCAGCAATCCGCCACTTTTGGAATCACTGGCCTATGATCCTATCCTTGCCAAATGCAAGCTGGTAGCCGAGGCCTGGGATGCGGGAGGATTGTACCAGGTAGGCTCATTTCCGGCTTATGGCCGTTGGGCCGAATGGAACGGAAAGTACCGCGACTCGATCCGTAAGTTCCTGAAAGGCGATGAAGGATTGATCGGGGAACTTGCCCAATGTATTCAGGGATGGCCGGACTTGTACCACTATCGCGGACCGACTGCAAGTATCAATTTCATTTCCTGTCATGACGGTTTTACCCTCTATGACCTTTTTGCTTACAATGAGAAACACAACGAAGCGAACGGAGAAAATAATAATGACGGCGGTAATGATAATCATTCATGGAATTGTGGGGTGGAAGGTGAAACAGATGATGCGTTCATTAATCAACTCCGTCACAAGCAGATAAAGAATGCGCTGTCGATCCTGATGGTGAGCCAGGGCGTACCGATGATCCTGTCGGGCGATGAAGTGGGCGTTACCAAATCCGGTAACAACAATACCTATTGCCACGATAACGAGCTGAACTGGATGGATTGGGGGCTTCTCGAAAAGAATGCTGACATCTATTATTTCGCTCAGCGCATCACCAGGTTCCGCCGTGCGCACCCTGTTCTCAGAAGCCGGACGCATTTTCAGCACCGGGATTATGTTGGCAGCGGGTATCCGGACATCAGTTTCCACGGCACGCAAGCCTGGCACGCCGACTTCTCAGCATCAAGCCGTTGCCTGGCATTTATGCTCGACGGCGCCCATGCAAAAAGCGGTACCATTGAAGACGATTCGGTATATGTAGCGATGAACTCCTACTGGGATGCATTGTACTACGAGTTACCGATACTCCCCAATGGAAGAAGCTGGTACCTGGCAGTAAACACCGACATGCCGACGGGTCAAGATATCTACGATATCGGAAAAGAACCGAAACTGGACGATCAGGGCAGGTTCCTGGTTGGCGGCAGGGCGACGGTGATATTGATTGGGAAGTAG
- a CDS encoding AGE family epimerase/isomerase, with translation MNINFTFSDTIAGYITGYNAQERWFTLETSDKRPFKVNLIASTYARSVQNLTEGWQDPGDITAFLATNGQYVFAYGTFYPNAGGDEAAFEAQQLIFPGKEPKVYRHEEQNWWITQISSIASSYLKWQFDYPKEEINYKNYRTMLHLGGAKKGDYLQETDTISRMVYGFASAYLLTGKDEFLEGAELGTEYLRDHLRFFDQDDDLVYWYHGLKVEGQKETKLLTSEFGDDLDSLPMYEQIYALAGPTQTYRITGDKRIREDIDKTIDLFEKYFKDPNGIGYYSHLHPITLDAHEESLAHNKARKNWNSVGDHAPAYLINLYLASGEKKHADFLEYTFDTITKYFPDYENSPFVQEKFFEDWSKDQTWGWQQNRAVVGHNLKIAWNLIRQQSLTPKDEYLEFAKKIAELMPAAGSDQQRGGWYDVVERVTKTGGKHQFVWHDRKAWWQQEQAILAYLIMYGVLGDKEYEKQAREAAAFYNAFFLDNDDGGVYFNVFGNGMPYLLGTERYKGSHSMSAYHSTELCYLSAVYINLLITKQPTYFYFKPYPNSWTDNILRVSPDILPAGSIYISEVFINDQPYTDFDAYGLTVKLPEAEESIRVKVQISPAK, from the coding sequence ATGAATATAAATTTCACTTTTTCAGATACCATTGCAGGGTATATCACGGGATATAATGCACAGGAACGCTGGTTTACGCTGGAAACCTCGGACAAAAGGCCTTTCAAGGTTAACCTGATCGCTTCTACATACGCCCGCAGCGTACAAAATTTGACCGAAGGATGGCAAGATCCGGGGGATATCACTGCTTTTTTGGCTACCAACGGTCAGTACGTTTTTGCTTACGGAACGTTTTATCCGAACGCAGGTGGCGACGAGGCGGCATTTGAAGCACAGCAACTGATATTCCCAGGCAAGGAACCCAAAGTTTACCGTCACGAAGAGCAAAACTGGTGGATCACACAGATTAGCTCCATTGCGTCCAGCTACCTGAAATGGCAGTTTGACTATCCGAAAGAGGAAATTAATTATAAAAATTACCGTACCATGCTCCATTTGGGAGGAGCGAAAAAGGGCGATTATTTGCAGGAAACAGATACAATTTCCCGGATGGTGTACGGTTTTGCATCAGCCTACCTGCTGACTGGAAAGGATGAATTCCTGGAAGGCGCCGAGCTGGGAACGGAATATCTCCGCGACCACTTGCGTTTCTTTGATCAGGACGATGACCTGGTGTACTGGTACCACGGACTAAAAGTGGAAGGCCAGAAAGAGACTAAGCTCCTTACTTCCGAATTTGGCGATGACCTGGACTCGCTTCCTATGTACGAGCAGATCTACGCACTGGCGGGACCTACGCAAACGTACCGCATTACGGGTGACAAACGCATTCGTGAGGACATTGACAAAACCATTGATCTTTTTGAAAAATACTTCAAAGACCCTAATGGAATAGGCTACTACTCTCACTTGCACCCGATTACGCTGGATGCGCACGAAGAGTCACTGGCGCACAACAAGGCACGTAAAAACTGGAACTCAGTGGGTGACCATGCACCGGCTTACCTGATCAACCTGTACCTGGCGAGCGGTGAGAAAAAACATGCCGACTTCCTGGAATATACATTTGATACCATTACCAAATACTTCCCTGATTACGAGAACAGCCCGTTTGTTCAGGAGAAATTTTTCGAGGATTGGAGCAAAGACCAAACCTGGGGATGGCAGCAAAACCGTGCGGTAGTAGGCCACAACCTGAAAATCGCATGGAACCTGATCCGTCAGCAGTCATTGACGCCGAAAGATGAATACCTCGAATTTGCCAAGAAAATAGCTGAACTGATGCCCGCAGCAGGTTCCGATCAGCAGCGCGGCGGCTGGTACGACGTGGTAGAACGCGTGACCAAAACCGGTGGCAAACATCAGTTTGTATGGCACGACCGCAAGGCATGGTGGCAGCAGGAGCAGGCGATTCTTGCTTACCTGATCATGTACGGTGTGTTGGGCGACAAAGAATACGAAAAACAAGCACGTGAAGCAGCTGCATTCTACAATGCATTCTTCCTTGATAATGATGATGGTGGTGTGTATTTCAACGTGTTTGGCAATGGTATGCCTTACCTGCTGGGTACCGAGCGCTACAAGGGAAGTCACTCCATGAGCGCCTACCATAGTACTGAATTGTGCTATCTGTCAGCGGTTTATATTAACCTGTTGATCACCAAGCAACCAACCTATTTCTACTTCAAGCCTTATCCGAACAGCTGGACCGACAATATCCTGCGTGTATCACCGGATATCCTGCCTGCCGGTAGCATTTACATTAGCGAGGTGTTTATCAATGATCAGCCTTATACCGACTTCGATGCATACGGGTTAACTGTGAAGCTTCCAGAAGCAGAAGAAAGCATTCGTGTGAAAGTACAGATCAGCCCGGCAAAATAG